From one Ignavibacteria bacterium genomic stretch:
- a CDS encoding outer membrane beta-barrel protein, which yields MNRSILLLCCLLVTTSLVFAQTEDVLRPQGKPGGYKSLGKRSSVIGIEGGINMGFLSQSITPVNPDFPIAKSPEHVLNSGFGIAPSIGLFTDIPLTGTIGIQARFGYQGRTVSNTKSDAIAEASITQNEGLINGSLFTEATVESYYKLVYSSVSVSLLGRFDITKQLFVSFGPVVEWRVSNAERSDRVTVLSPDEVNFTVNYLGESVREKTITRTDTIQQSILPQASYTEASSYAASRVALEFGIGYRYQISKGIYVAPNVRYQYFLTKLTTGFSSLDGSRLFTQGSTQIDFDKASLNHLAIILQLGFEI from the coding sequence ATGAACCGTAGCATACTGTTATTATGTTGTCTGTTGGTAACAACCTCACTTGTGTTTGCGCAGACGGAAGATGTCCTGCGTCCGCAAGGAAAGCCTGGCGGCTATAAGTCCCTTGGTAAGCGCTCATCCGTCATTGGCATAGAGGGTGGGATTAACATGGGGTTTTTGTCGCAAAGTATCACGCCAGTTAATCCGGATTTTCCTATTGCGAAGTCACCGGAACATGTGCTAAACAGCGGATTTGGCATCGCACCATCGATAGGTTTGTTTACAGACATCCCGTTAACCGGTACGATTGGTATCCAGGCTCGGTTTGGCTATCAGGGCAGAACAGTCAGTAATACAAAGTCTGACGCAATTGCTGAGGCATCAATAACCCAAAACGAAGGACTCATCAATGGTTCCCTGTTCACAGAGGCAACGGTTGAGTCGTATTATAAACTGGTTTACTCTTCTGTCTCAGTTAGCCTGCTCGGACGTTTTGACATAACAAAACAGTTGTTCGTTAGCTTCGGTCCGGTGGTTGAGTGGAGAGTTTCCAATGCCGAGCGTAGTGACAGAGTTACAGTGCTCAGTCCGGACGAAGTGAACTTCACCGTTAACTACTTGGGAGAGAGCGTTAGAGAGAAGACGATCACCCGCACTGACACGATTCAGCAGAGTATCCTGCCACAGGCGTCGTACACCGAAGCAAGCAGTTATGCCGCTTCCAGAGTTGCACTTGAATTTGGCATTGGCTACCGGTACCAAATTTCAAAAGGAATCTATGTAGCCCCCAACGTCCGGTATCAGTATTTTCTAACCAAACTCACAACCGGCTTCTCGTCACTCGATGGATCGCGATTGTTCACTCAAGGCTCTACACAAATTGACTTTGACAAGGCCAGTCTTAATCATCTGGCAATCATTCTTCAACTTGGATTTGAAATTTAA
- a CDS encoding ABC transporter permease: MLLLYWTIAKRFSRSLRTDGFARFTAIASIASIAIGCFAVIVSMSVLRGYEEQILEVALRFTSHIEIRPADGSDLILHNSTIRTIKGVRGVIDAEPVLLREALARTRGGADGVIVQGLPEGRLRRLLPGTLVRGNLPATAGEGVVGSELARTLALDIGDTLALFSASAASTVPTVAGLRVCGIFTSGMSSVDGASVITNTQTLRQAFGMPPTAVSMIAVELNNPSKAYRVAARLLHVVPGNTMLIPWQDRYASISGWIELQKKPIPIIMGLICIVAIFTTISSLLVSVVLKTRSLAILASLGMSSNSLMMVVLIRALRIGISGSVLGSAMALLLTWVQHTWKVISLDGTVYYLSSLPVSLNAWIFITVPMITIVLSAVAAVVPMLRISRLSVSRVLRWS, encoded by the coding sequence GTGCTGCTGCTATACTGGACGATTGCAAAACGCTTCTCGCGTTCTCTGCGCACCGATGGGTTTGCCCGCTTTACGGCTATAGCCAGTATCGCGTCGATTGCCATTGGCTGCTTTGCCGTCATCGTTAGCATGTCCGTTCTGCGCGGTTACGAGGAGCAAATTCTTGAAGTAGCCCTACGTTTCACCTCGCATATTGAGATTCGTCCGGCAGATGGTTCGGATTTAATTCTGCACAATTCTACTATCCGGACGATTAAGGGTGTTCGCGGTGTGATTGATGCCGAGCCGGTTTTGCTGCGCGAAGCACTTGCTCGTACACGAGGCGGTGCTGACGGTGTGATTGTACAGGGACTGCCTGAGGGCAGGCTAAGGCGACTCTTGCCAGGAACTCTTGTTCGCGGGAATCTTCCGGCAACGGCTGGTGAAGGTGTTGTTGGAAGTGAACTAGCACGCACTCTGGCACTTGATATTGGTGACACGCTGGCATTGTTTTCCGCTTCTGCAGCAAGCACGGTACCCACGGTAGCCGGCTTGCGAGTGTGCGGTATCTTTACCTCGGGCATGAGTTCGGTAGATGGAGCTTCGGTGATCACCAATACCCAAACCCTGCGGCAGGCGTTCGGCATGCCTCCAACAGCCGTTAGTATGATTGCTGTAGAACTGAACAATCCCAGCAAGGCCTACCGTGTTGCTGCACGCTTATTGCACGTAGTTCCGGGTAACACGATGCTGATTCCATGGCAAGATCGGTATGCATCAATTTCGGGATGGATTGAGCTTCAGAAAAAGCCCATCCCAATCATTATGGGATTAATCTGTATCGTGGCAATCTTTACCACCATAAGCAGCTTACTGGTTTCAGTTGTTCTAAAAACGCGGTCGCTTGCTATTCTGGCATCGCTTGGCATGAGTTCAAACTCTCTGATGATGGTGGTACTTATCCGCGCACTTCGAATTGGCATCAGCGGCTCAGTGCTTGGCAGTGCAATGGCCTTGTTACTGACCTGGGTTCAGCATACGTGGAAGGTGATCTCTCTTGATGGAACAGTGTACTACCTGTCGTCACTCCCGGTGTCGCTCAACGCGTGGATTTTCATTACGGTACCAATGATTACCATCGTCCTCTCGGCCGTAGCAGCAGTCGTCCCCATGCTGCGTATCTCCCGACTTTCGGTATCACGGGTTCTTCGGTGGTCCTGA
- a CDS encoding DoxX family protein gives MQKFFPLLMKPMASAAWPTILRVVLGILLIGHGGAKLFNGLDKFIAVVALRGWPMAELQAFLAVFIEFAGGILLTVGLFTRITSFAVIVQFFIITFIWWAQMPFLESADKPFLIMVLALYVFFMGPGRISVDWYLFDESRIRKDCPDATATTAALSSADDAYHGDDGSADG, from the coding sequence GTGCAGAAGTTTTTTCCGTTACTGATGAAGCCGATGGCTTCAGCTGCATGGCCAACCATACTGCGTGTTGTACTGGGGATATTGCTTATTGGCCACGGTGGCGCAAAGCTGTTTAACGGCCTGGACAAGTTTATTGCTGTTGTGGCACTCCGAGGATGGCCAATGGCCGAACTGCAGGCCTTTCTTGCCGTGTTCATTGAGTTTGCAGGAGGAATACTACTCACTGTTGGCTTATTTACACGGATTACCTCTTTTGCCGTTATTGTACAATTTTTTATTATCACCTTTATCTGGTGGGCACAGATGCCCTTCCTGGAATCCGCCGATAAACCCTTCCTGATCATGGTGCTTGCCCTATACGTGTTCTTTATGGGCCCCGGGAGAATCAGTGTTGACTGGTATTTGTTTGACGAAAGCCGGATTCGAAAGGATTGTCCGGATGCCACTGCCACAACGGCTGCACTTTCATCGGCTGACGATGCCTATCATGGTGACGATGGATCGGCCGACGGCTGA
- a CDS encoding PD40 domain-containing protein, giving the protein MRSILSFLLVLGYVVAAHAQAVQVSPIDHNTSADDFAPAPTQNGRVLIISSDKSGRQQLYGMERTSSGWDVPVRLRGDVNDGDMVGAASLTSDGQTMVFSATNHDVEGHGRTDLYMAKKSGGSWNNITNLGGTVNSQYFDSQPTLAADGTIIIFTSDRPGGLGGTDLYISQLVNGTWSAARPLDGANSPANEMGAVLNPDGKTVTFASDKAGGLGGFDIYVGTLSNGKLSNIRAAEAPINSAASEMFYASVPNSNQAFFARTSASGDYDIYTAVPNPFPGDPVTTVEGVVQDITNKQPLGADMVVTDLTTQKVIATLRSDDQTGEYVVTLPAGRVYSITAKSPGYLFHSERYQVPPNAKSQVIKKDIYLSPLKGGGARLLVFFDFDKSELKSESYPELERVIELLRQNPGMKVRFEGHTDDQGEAAYNQNLSEKRAKAVADYVVSGGITASHVSSVGFGKTQPLMDGASDEARAMNRRVEMKVVQ; this is encoded by the coding sequence ATGCGCAGTATTTTATCGTTTTTACTGGTACTTGGGTACGTGGTTGCAGCACATGCACAGGCAGTTCAGGTTAGTCCGATTGACCACAATACCTCTGCCGATGACTTTGCACCGGCACCCACGCAAAATGGTCGCGTGCTTATCATCAGCTCCGATAAATCGGGCAGACAACAGTTGTACGGTATGGAACGCACAAGTTCCGGGTGGGATGTGCCAGTACGTCTGCGTGGGGATGTGAATGACGGAGACATGGTGGGGGCTGCTTCGTTAACATCTGACGGACAGACGATGGTATTTTCTGCTACCAATCATGATGTTGAGGGGCACGGACGTACTGATTTGTACATGGCAAAGAAATCCGGCGGAAGCTGGAACAACATTACAAATCTGGGTGGAACCGTAAACTCGCAGTATTTCGATTCGCAACCAACACTGGCGGCAGATGGTACGATCATTATTTTTACCAGTGACCGGCCTGGGGGCCTGGGCGGAACAGACCTGTATATCAGCCAGCTTGTTAACGGCACCTGGAGTGCGGCCAGACCGTTAGACGGTGCAAACTCGCCCGCGAATGAAATGGGTGCTGTACTTAATCCCGATGGTAAAACAGTAACGTTTGCAAGTGATAAGGCAGGCGGCCTTGGCGGCTTCGATATCTATGTGGGAACGTTGTCCAACGGAAAGCTCAGCAATATCCGGGCTGCTGAGGCTCCCATTAATAGTGCAGCCAGTGAAATGTTTTATGCGTCGGTACCAAACAGTAACCAAGCGTTTTTTGCCCGTACCTCGGCATCCGGCGATTACGACATTTATACTGCCGTCCCCAACCCATTCCCGGGAGATCCGGTTACCACCGTTGAGGGTGTTGTTCAGGATATTACAAACAAACAACCTCTTGGTGCCGATATGGTGGTTACTGACCTAACCACCCAAAAGGTGATAGCAACACTGCGCAGCGATGATCAGACTGGTGAGTACGTTGTAACGTTGCCTGCAGGACGTGTGTACTCAATTACCGCAAAATCTCCTGGGTACCTTTTTCATTCGGAACGGTACCAAGTTCCACCAAATGCAAAGTCACAGGTAATAAAGAAGGATATTTATCTTTCTCCGTTAAAAGGCGGCGGTGCGCGTTTGCTGGTATTCTTTGATTTCGACAAGTCCGAGCTGAAAAGCGAGTCGTACCCCGAGCTGGAACGCGTTATTGAACTCCTCCGTCAAAACCCGGGAATGAAGGTACGGTTTGAGGGACATACCGATGATCAGGGCGAGGCTGCGTATAATCAAAACCTCAGCGAAAAACGGGCAAAAGCAGTTGCCGACTATGTTGTTAGTGGCGGGATTACTGCTTCGCATGTTTCCAGCGTAGGCTTTGGCAAAACCCAGCCGCTTATGGACGGTGCAAGTGACGAAGCTCGTGCTATGAACCGACGTGTAGAAATGAAGGTTGTACAGTAG
- a CDS encoding TIGR02253 family HAD-type hydrolase: protein MIRAVVFDLDNTLVDFMAMKRQAVDAAIGAMMDAGLQLTFDQVKEHIDSIYAELGIEYQKVFDMLLENVLGYVDPRIISAGIIAYRRAREAALKPYPHVTATLMQLNRKGLRLGILSDAPTREAWLRLCFINYHHFFDEVVTFDDTGKRKPDPAPFRLILNRLNVQPHEAIMVGDWAERDMVGAKNVGMKTAFAKYGDSFGNQITEGVDYVLDEIKQLLTIVEV from the coding sequence ATGATACGTGCAGTAGTTTTTGATCTCGACAATACCCTTGTGGATTTTATGGCCATGAAGCGCCAGGCTGTAGATGCCGCCATTGGTGCAATGATGGACGCCGGGCTGCAACTCACGTTTGATCAGGTAAAGGAGCATATCGACAGTATTTATGCCGAACTGGGCATCGAATACCAGAAGGTGTTCGATATGTTACTTGAAAACGTGCTTGGCTATGTTGACCCGCGGATTATTTCCGCAGGCATCATCGCCTACCGCCGTGCTCGCGAAGCTGCCCTCAAGCCGTATCCGCACGTAACGGCAACGCTGATGCAGCTTAACCGTAAAGGCCTCCGTCTGGGCATTCTGAGCGATGCACCCACACGGGAAGCATGGCTGCGATTGTGCTTTATCAACTACCATCACTTTTTTGATGAAGTGGTCACGTTTGATGACACCGGAAAACGCAAACCCGACCCTGCGCCGTTCAGGCTTATCCTGAACCGACTCAATGTTCAGCCCCACGAGGCAATTATGGTGGGCGATTGGGCAGAACGCGATATGGTGGGTGCTAAGAACGTGGGGATGAAAACTGCCTTTGCCAAGTACGGTGATTCGTTTGGCAACCAGATTACCGAGGGTGTGGATTATGTGCTGGACGAGATAAAACAACTGCTTACCATCGTTGAGGTGTAA
- a CDS encoding aldehyde dehydrogenase family protein has product MKEYKNFINGTWVTGSAGLFFENCNPADTTDIIGKFPESGSADVDAAVTAARNAFDAWRLMPAPKRGDILRKAGDIFTRRKDELAGVMTREMGKTLTETRGDIQEAIDTAYYAATETRRLFGHTVPSEMNNKVNLSFRMPIGVCGIITAWNFPIAVPSWKILPALACGNTVVIKPSEDSPHSMNIFAEILQEAGVPAGVFNVIHGSVAAGSALVEHPDVALIGFTGSTTTGKAIAERCGALNKRVSLEMGGKNAQIVMDDANLELALDGVLWGAFGTTGQRCTATSRLIVHENVHDTFVDMLCSRAKTLVLGDGRVEGTQVGPVINEKQFNKILKYIEIGKSEATCILGGGVATQGGCDRGYFIQPTIFDGVQQHHRIFQEEIFGPVLSICTVSSFAEAVAAANNSDYGLSSSMYTQDVNRAFVAMRDLQAGITYINAPTIGAEAHMPFGGIKGTGNGHREGGWTVFDIFTEWKTVYVDFSGHLQRAQIDNQDS; this is encoded by the coding sequence ATGAAAGAATATAAAAACTTCATTAACGGTACCTGGGTTACCGGCAGTGCCGGGTTGTTTTTCGAGAACTGTAATCCGGCTGATACCACCGATATTATCGGCAAGTTCCCGGAGTCGGGGAGTGCTGATGTTGATGCGGCCGTAACGGCAGCCCGGAATGCATTTGACGCGTGGAGGCTGATGCCGGCACCAAAACGGGGCGATATCCTGCGCAAGGCTGGCGATATCTTCACCCGCCGGAAGGATGAGCTTGCCGGGGTGATGACCCGTGAGATGGGTAAGACGCTGACGGAAACCCGTGGGGATATCCAGGAGGCAATTGACACGGCATACTATGCAGCAACCGAAACCCGACGTTTGTTTGGTCACACCGTCCCCTCGGAAATGAACAACAAGGTGAACCTGAGTTTTAGGATGCCAATTGGCGTCTGCGGCATCATTACTGCCTGGAATTTCCCAATTGCCGTTCCGTCGTGGAAGATCCTCCCGGCACTTGCCTGTGGGAATACCGTTGTTATAAAACCCAGCGAGGACAGTCCGCACAGCATGAACATTTTTGCCGAAATTCTCCAGGAAGCGGGCGTACCGGCAGGAGTGTTTAATGTGATCCACGGCAGTGTAGCCGCTGGATCTGCCCTTGTGGAACATCCCGATGTTGCCCTTATTGGTTTTACCGGCAGTACCACCACCGGGAAGGCAATTGCCGAGCGGTGTGGTGCGCTGAACAAACGTGTGTCATTGGAGATGGGCGGTAAAAATGCTCAGATTGTTATGGACGATGCTAATCTCGAGCTGGCACTGGATGGGGTTCTGTGGGGAGCGTTCGGGACTACCGGTCAGCGATGCACTGCCACCAGCAGGCTGATTGTGCATGAAAACGTCCATGATACATTTGTTGACATGCTCTGCTCGCGTGCCAAAACACTTGTTCTTGGTGACGGCAGAGTAGAGGGAACACAGGTAGGACCGGTGATCAACGAAAAGCAATTCAACAAGATCTTGAAGTATATCGAAATCGGCAAGTCGGAGGCCACGTGCATCTTAGGCGGAGGAGTTGCTACCCAGGGCGGATGTGATCGCGGCTACTTTATCCAGCCAACAATCTTCGATGGCGTGCAGCAGCATCACAGAATCTTTCAGGAAGAGATTTTTGGTCCCGTGCTAAGCATTTGCACCGTGTCATCGTTTGCCGAAGCCGTTGCCGCTGCTAACAACAGTGACTATGGTTTATCCAGCAGTATGTACACCCAGGATGTTAACCGTGCCTTTGTTGCAATGCGCGACCTGCAGGCAGGTATCACCTACATCAACGCACCCACCATTGGTGCCGAAGCGCACATGCCATTTGGCGGGATTAAGGGAACCGGTAACGGACATCGCGAAGGCGGATGGACGGTGTTTGATATCTTCACTGAGTGGAAAACGGTGTATGTTGACTTTAGCGGTCACCTCCAGCGGGCGCAGATCGACAACCAGGATTCCTGA
- the def gene encoding peptide deformylase gives MKLPVYTYNHPILKQKTQPVAEMSDTVRTLISNMFETMYHANGVGLAANQVGKGLSLTVIDITDADEEAETDGPIVLINPVIEAFSEEEEEFEEGCLSLPEYRDIVVRPAAIQVRYFDKDMHDTVREVDGFLARVMQHEIDHLNGVYFFERLSPVRRMLSQSKLKRIAKGDFDVPYETVGG, from the coding sequence ATGAAACTACCAGTGTACACATATAACCACCCGATCCTAAAGCAAAAAACACAGCCCGTTGCCGAGATGTCCGATACCGTACGCACGCTTATCAGCAACATGTTCGAAACCATGTACCATGCCAATGGTGTGGGACTTGCAGCAAATCAGGTTGGTAAGGGGCTTTCACTCACGGTGATCGATATCACCGATGCCGACGAAGAAGCAGAAACCGACGGACCCATTGTGCTGATAAACCCTGTAATCGAGGCGTTTAGCGAAGAAGAAGAAGAGTTCGAAGAAGGCTGCCTGTCACTGCCGGAATACCGCGATATTGTTGTGAGACCGGCGGCAATACAGGTACGGTACTTCGATAAAGACATGCACGATACAGTCCGCGAAGTTGATGGTTTCCTTGCCCGTGTAATGCAGCATGAAATCGACCACCTTAACGGAGTTTACTTTTTCGAGCGCCTGTCACCAGTACGCCGCATGCTGTCACAAAGCAAGCTTAAACGGATTGCAAAGGGTGACTTTGATGTTCCCTACGAAACGGTCGGCGGCTAA
- a CDS encoding acetyl-CoA carboxylase biotin carboxylase subunit, which translates to MFTSLLIANRGEIARRIIRTCRRMGIRTIAVYSDADAGSLHVKEADTAVCIGGFTPRESYLVAEKVLEAARRTGAQAVHPGYGFLSENASFASSVISEGMVFVGPSPEAITMLGDKTAARDLAVSSGVPIAPGSVGAIQSLNDAQTLVADIGVPVIIKAAAGGGGKGMRIVEHAAELESAFRLAQAEALSSFSDERVFIERYVRNPRHIEIQILADHHGTVLYFPERECSVQRRHQKVIEESPSTAITPSIRAAMGQAAARLVKAAGYTNAGTLEFLLDASGEFYFMEVNTRLQVEHPVTEAISGVDFVEQQLLIAAGKPLTISQTDIEQPKGHAIECRVCAEDVFADFIPEIGRVEMLYLPEGDGIRNDHAIEVGSEVSVHYDPMIAKLIVWAPTRTECIDRTIQALDNYHLGGLKTTIPFCRLAIDSEPFRSGNYSTGFVHENWPIALPDDYLYLVASIAAGGFSQELNRRTPRD; encoded by the coding sequence ATGTTTACCTCGCTCTTAATTGCAAACCGTGGCGAAATTGCCCGACGTATTATTCGAACCTGTCGGCGCATGGGGATTCGTACCATTGCCGTGTATTCAGACGCTGATGCCGGCAGCCTGCATGTTAAAGAAGCCGATACGGCCGTCTGCATCGGCGGGTTTACTCCCCGTGAAAGCTACCTTGTTGCAGAAAAAGTTCTGGAAGCAGCACGCCGAACGGGTGCCCAGGCGGTGCATCCCGGCTACGGATTCCTCAGCGAGAACGCATCGTTTGCCAGCTCGGTCATTAGCGAGGGAATGGTTTTTGTGGGTCCCTCGCCCGAAGCAATTACCATGTTGGGCGACAAAACAGCGGCGCGTGACCTTGCCGTCAGCAGTGGCGTGCCAATAGCCCCTGGCAGTGTTGGTGCAATACAGTCGTTGAACGATGCACAGACGTTGGTTGCCGATATTGGAGTTCCCGTCATCATCAAGGCTGCAGCCGGTGGTGGCGGTAAGGGCATGCGCATTGTAGAGCATGCAGCCGAATTGGAATCTGCCTTCCGTCTTGCCCAAGCTGAAGCTCTTTCATCGTTTAGTGATGAACGTGTGTTTATCGAGCGATATGTACGAAATCCGCGTCATATCGAAATTCAGATCCTGGCTGACCATCATGGAACCGTACTGTACTTTCCCGAGCGGGAATGCTCGGTGCAGCGACGTCACCAAAAAGTTATCGAAGAAAGTCCGTCAACAGCCATAACACCCTCGATACGCGCGGCCATGGGCCAGGCGGCAGCTCGGCTGGTTAAGGCTGCCGGATACACCAATGCCGGTACGCTGGAGTTTCTGCTGGATGCCTCGGGTGAATTCTACTTCATGGAGGTGAATACCCGTTTGCAGGTAGAACATCCTGTAACCGAAGCAATCAGTGGTGTTGATTTCGTGGAACAACAACTCCTGATTGCGGCAGGGAAGCCGCTTACCATTTCACAGACAGATATTGAACAGCCTAAAGGACACGCTATCGAGTGTCGGGTGTGTGCCGAAGATGTTTTTGCTGATTTTATCCCCGAGATAGGACGGGTTGAGATGCTGTATCTTCCGGAAGGCGATGGCATACGGAACGACCACGCAATCGAAGTTGGATCGGAGGTGAGTGTACACTACGATCCGATGATAGCAAAACTTATTGTCTGGGCGCCAACCCGCACAGAATGTATTGACCGCACAATTCAGGCCCTGGATAATTATCATCTGGGCGGATTAAAAACCACGATACCGTTTTGCCGGCTGGCTATAGACAGCGAACCCTTCCGCAGTGGGAATTACAGTACCGGCTTTGTGCATGAGAACTGGCCAATTGCACTGCCGGATGACTACCTATACCTGGTTGCATCCATCGCAGCCGGCGGCTTTTCGCAGGAACTCAACCGGCGCACCCCCCGGGATTAA
- the purL gene encoding phosphoribosylformylglycinamidine synthase subunit PurL produces MDITVDTAAALGLTANEYQSILEILGRTPTYTELGIFSVMWSEHCSYKNSILQLKTLPRSGGRLLVEAGQENAGVVDIGGGYGIAFKIESHNHPSAVEPFQGAATGVGGILRDIFTMGARPIAALNSLRFGELNTERTKYLMKGVVSGIGHYGNCFGVPTVAGEVYFERCYTDNPLVNAMAVGIVHKDRMASATAGGIGNKVYIMGSSTGRDGIHGASLLASREFDSMTENMRPTVQVGDPFAEKLLLEASLELIQAGVVYGMQDMGAAGISCSTSEMSEKGGVGMMIDLDKVPLREADMTAYEIMLSESQERMLVVVHAGMEQQAQQICSKWDVPFAEIGEVTADGRLEVRYRNVVEASIPAASLVLGGGAPVYVREQQQPKYLELTRKNIDAGPILSTTECSETLRTLLASPTIASKRWVYEQYDSQVGTNTVMRANADAAVLRIKELPGKGIAVTTDCNSRYAYLNPYLGGAIAVAEAARNCICVGAEPVAITNCLNFGNPYDPEVYWQFAEVIRGMGDMCRVLDTPVTGGNVSFHNESQQHAIYPTPTIGMLGLIDNLQDTVGNTFTEDNTAVVLLGWQTAELGGSEYGKVIRKRTVGDAPHLDMENEYRLQRLVLAGIRGHLISSAHDCSEGGLLVALTEMCMGGIGCTVTIPFDHNAGNLFGEAQSRILVEVSDTGLAMLQQMAEQSKVPFIVLGTTGTTNLTVTNLISEPIHELRNVYENAIPAILEGEDIAV; encoded by the coding sequence ATGGACATCACAGTAGACACAGCAGCAGCCCTGGGGTTAACAGCCAACGAGTATCAAAGCATCCTTGAAATCCTTGGACGAACACCAACCTACACCGAATTAGGCATCTTCTCGGTGATGTGGAGCGAACACTGCTCATACAAAAACAGTATTCTGCAACTGAAAACATTGCCACGGTCAGGTGGACGCTTGCTGGTGGAAGCCGGACAGGAGAACGCAGGCGTCGTTGATATTGGAGGGGGCTATGGCATTGCCTTTAAAATTGAATCGCATAACCACCCCTCGGCAGTTGAGCCATTCCAGGGTGCGGCCACCGGCGTTGGCGGAATTCTGCGCGACATCTTCACCATGGGGGCACGGCCGATAGCGGCACTCAACTCGCTTCGGTTTGGCGAACTCAATACCGAACGCACCAAATATTTAATGAAGGGCGTTGTTAGTGGCATTGGTCACTACGGAAATTGTTTCGGCGTGCCTACAGTAGCCGGCGAAGTGTACTTTGAACGGTGTTATACCGATAACCCGCTGGTGAATGCCATGGCTGTTGGCATTGTTCATAAGGATAGAATGGCAAGTGCCACGGCAGGAGGCATTGGTAATAAAGTTTATATCATGGGGAGTTCTACGGGACGGGACGGAATTCACGGTGCATCGCTTCTTGCATCACGCGAGTTTGACAGCATGACGGAGAATATGCGTCCAACCGTCCAGGTAGGCGATCCCTTTGCAGAAAAGTTACTTCTTGAGGCAAGTCTGGAACTCATCCAGGCCGGCGTGGTGTATGGCATGCAGGATATGGGGGCAGCCGGCATTAGTTGCTCTACAAGTGAGATGAGCGAAAAGGGCGGTGTAGGCATGATGATTGACCTTGACAAGGTTCCTCTCCGCGAAGCTGACATGACTGCTTACGAAATCATGCTCAGCGAAAGTCAGGAACGCATGTTGGTGGTTGTGCATGCCGGCATGGAACAACAGGCGCAGCAGATTTGTTCAAAATGGGATGTACCCTTTGCCGAGATAGGCGAGGTAACTGCTGACGGACGTCTGGAGGTGCGCTATCGCAATGTTGTTGAAGCATCGATCCCGGCCGCCTCACTTGTTCTTGGCGGTGGTGCCCCGGTGTACGTGAGAGAGCAGCAACAACCCAAATATCTTGAACTTACCCGCAAGAACATTGATGCTGGTCCCATCCTTAGCACAACCGAGTGCTCCGAAACACTGCGCACACTTCTTGCTTCACCAACGATTGCTTCAAAGCGCTGGGTTTATGAACAGTATGACTCGCAGGTAGGCACAAACACCGTGATGCGTGCTAATGCCGACGCTGCGGTTCTGCGAATCAAGGAACTTCCCGGAAAGGGAATTGCGGTTACTACCGACTGTAATTCGAGGTATGCATATCTGAATCCGTATCTGGGCGGTGCCATTGCCGTGGCTGAAGCTGCCCGGAACTGTATTTGCGTTGGTGCCGAGCCGGTGGCAATTACCAATTGTTTGAATTTTGGAAACCCATACGATCCCGAGGTGTATTGGCAGTTTGCAGAAGTTATTCGTGGAATGGGAGATATGTGCAGGGTGCTTGATACACCGGTTACCGGCGGCAATGTAAGCTTCCACAACGAAAGTCAACAGCACGCTATTTATCCAACGCCAACGATAGGCATGCTTGGCCTAATTGATAATCTTCAGGACACTGTCGGAAATACCTTTACCGAAGACAATACTGCCGTTGTGCTCCTGGGCTGGCAAACGGCCGAACTTGGCGGCAGTGAATACGGAAAAGTAATCCGTAAACGCACCGTTGGCGATGCACCGCACCTGGATATGGAAAACGAGTACAGACTGCAGCGACTGGTGCTTGCCGGGATTCGCGGACACCTGATCAGTTCTGCTCACGATTGTTCGGAAGGGGGCTTGCTTGTTGCGCTTACCGAGATGTGTATGGGTGGCATCGGGTGTACGGTTACGATACCGTTTGACCATAATGCTGGCAACCTGTTTGGTGAAGCACAAAGCAGGATTCTGGTGGAAGTGTCAGACACCGGGCTTGCGATGCTTCAGCAGATGGCAGAGCAAAGCAAGGTGCCATTTATTGTTCTGGGAACAACAGGAACAACGAACCTGACGGTGACAAATCTGATTTCCGAGCCGATCCACGAACTCAGGAACGTGTACGAGAATGCGATACCAGCTATTCTGGAAGGTGAAGACATTGCTGTGTAA